A region of the Silene latifolia isolate original U9 population chromosome 9, ASM4854445v1, whole genome shotgun sequence genome:
TCATCCTTTGCTCCTTGTCGGGCAGGGGTGAGTATAAAACTTCCCCCACATCTTTGTGTTGATCTCACGGGTCTTGATTTCAACAAAGTTCTCACTGCTCGCTTTATAGACCAACGTTATCTGACTATTGACCGGATTTTGTTTCTGATTGGCATCAACTGGAGGTTAAATGGGTCGATTTCTATTCGACCCATGAAACCTTATTACTTGTTCAGCTTCTCCTCTACTGTTGACTACCAGTATTTCAGAAACCGTCAGACTGTCAATATTGATGGCAGTCTTTTGGTTCTTCGTCCTTGCTATGCTACTACCTTTCCTGACAATATGTTATTTCATATTGTCCCGGTCTGGGTGCGAGTTCTACATATTCCCTTTCATTTAATGCACTCTTCTGTTGTGGCTTACCTCTTGTCTCACGTTGGTGACGTCTGTGAGGAGGAGGTTGTCAATACTTTAACTCCTACTCGCTGTTTTGTTAGGGTGAAGGTCTGGGTTGACCTTTCAAAACCTCTGATCCCTGACTGCTATCTAGCTATTAGTGACAGGGATCATCAATGGATCGGGTTTTCTTATGAGGGAGTTTTTAGATTCTGCAAAACTTGTGGCGAAGTGGGTCACCGGGTATCCTTCTGTCCATCTGGTAAAATTCAAGGTGCTCGTCGTATTCATGCGCGAATGGAAGAGCTTAGAGCCAGGGGAATGTTGGTCCTTCATGGACCGCCTGGTTCGCGTTTTTATACTCCTTAAGTTATGGGCTTACCTTCTCGTGCCAAGTATTTGACCTCTAAGATTAACATCGCCGCTCCTGATGACTCTGCCCATGTTGACTCCGGAGGGGATTCACcgatttttttctttctcttcttctcCATCTCAAAATGGAGATGATGAGGAAGCTCCTTTCTCTGCACCAGCACCTGAGCTTGTGGTTCATGAGGATGAGTCAAGGGAAGTTCTACTGGAGCATCATCCCCTGATTCGCGCTCTGCCTGACCCCACTGGAGCTTCTACTTCTGCAACTCCAGCTTCCCCTGCTTTTAAAATGACGGTTCCAGAAGAGGATTTGGATGCTACCATGGCTTTGGGACTCGTAGAACCAGTTACGCCCCCTCGACAGGTTGATGTGGGCATTCTTTTTCGCGACACTCTGGGTGTTGGTCCTAGTCGTGGGTCTGGTTTTAGTCATGATCCTATGGACTCGTCTGGTAGGAAattaaaatttgttttcaaaaagaAGCGCTGAAGATGGGAGGCATCTCTTAGGTCAGGTGGTGGACCGTAAATCACCACCCGGGGAACAATGACTATCTTTTGTTGGAATTGTAGGGGCTTTGGTGAAGCGGATGATCCTACAATTCCGTATCTACATAGATGTGTCCTTAAATTCCATCCGCTACTTTTGTTTTTACAAGAAACTCATACCTCTGTAGATATTGCTTGTATGAAGACTTCTCTTTTAGGGTTTCCCAATTACTTTGGGGTGGATTCTAGTGGTCGTAGTGGAGGTCTTCTTTTATCTTGCTCTTGTTACAAttaaaaaccaaaccaaaccaaaccccCTCACTCCCCCCTCCCCCCTCCCCCTTCCTTTTTTTTACATATTTGTTGTCACTTTGTCACAcccttttaatttcactattgcaaaaccccccttctcttgggttcgatcccttgcttACTACTTTACTAGTTTAGAATTAGTGTTAATTAGTATGCtttgtggtatataaattgttaatttggccgtcttttattGCGACATTTTAGGCGCGTCACccgtctaatttcacatccttaataatactagaaattttgCAAGGAATTTATTAccttccacaattaactttgagattcttAATTGTTTGGCTGCTAAAATGACTTATTTTAAAGCGAGAGCTTTCGCAACAAAAATACTATTAGATCTGCACTTTTTTTCTCctaacaaaacgactttaccattataATCTCTTATAAAATATCTTAAAGCAACTTTATTATAATTTGTTTTCGATGcatcaaaatttagctttagaaaaCTAATTATATGTTTCTCCCACCAGATTTCTAATTGTGGAATAGTTTATTAAGAATGGTGACACTTTTTCTTTTTGTTGCTTTGTCACAATCCTTCATATTTTTTACGAACATGTCACGAAATTAATACTTTTCTTACCAGTTTGGGCATTTGGTTGTTTGTCCGCAGAATTTTAAATGAAAAAAATAGTGTAACGGGCCAGTGGTGTGGTTTCACGTTTGCTGCGCATCATAGACGATCGCTCAGCCAATACAAGATGATAATCGACGACCATCACAAGTCCACAACAACGATGAAAATATGTCGAGAATAGTATGAAGGCTACATCATTTGTTTGCTCACCAGTATGTCGAGATATCACTAATTTAAATACATACTGCCTATATCATCTCAAATTCTCCATGGTCACTGAAACAGAGGAAATAACCCAAACCTAGATACAAAAGCCGACAGTTGCACGGTTGCACCCTCAAAAATGCAGAAAATTGCTACAATATTAGATCACAATACCAGGAAAGTAAAAATTGCAAACTgtaaatgcaataaaagtttaaTTAGCTCAATTCTAAGATAGACCAAAAATAGCAATGTTGCTTTTACTTTTCTACTAAGCAAAGTTGATGGGTAAAGGTGAATATCGCCCTGTAGCGCACTGAGCACAAGTAAAATCATGCATACAGCTTTTCACTTGTGTACTTCAATAACTTGACCGCAATACGATATCCGGGTGTAGACTGTAGAGTATGGGTGACTGATGCACAGTTTGAAAGTACAAGTCTTGCCATATCACGAAGTGGAGAACATAATAGATCCTCCCAAGTCTCCAACAAGCAAGCAACTCGCTACAAACAGTGTGTTTTCAGATTACAAAGGTTTGCTAAAGATAACTCAAACCAGGTCCCCAACAAATGTGacaaaaatgaatgatttaagATACAAAATCCACCCTTTGGTGGTTACCATGcatttaacattttttttttctcatcttcCAAGCTCTTAAATACTGCAGACACATCGCTGCTTCTTGAGGAAACATTTAACATTCCTGGATACACAATAATACACTCAATTGTGCTGAAAATTAGTCATAACCTGCCTGTGATTTGAAGCCATAACGCGTCCGCTTGATTCCTTCCTAGACACCGAACATCAAATCGACGATCTTGGATACAACAGATTTCTCAGGGGATGCAATAGCGTTAGACTGTCGGGTTGTACCGGTGCCATTTTGAAGAAAAGGACGGCCGACAGTTCTAGAACCATTTTGTTCGATATTCGAGGCAGATGGAGGAGGTAAAGGGGTAAATCCTTGCCGATTCGCCCTTTCATCCAAATCCCGGCGTTGTGTTGGGTCTACGGGTTTGACACCTACTATAAGAACTCCATTAATTTGCATCCCATTCTTGCTTAGTGCTCTCTGAGCACCAGCTCGGTTCTGCATATAGGAAATCACGTGAAAAGTGTCAACGATGACCATCCAAGTCAGAATTCACTAACAAGACATGATGATTACAAAGGTCATTAGAGTGTTGGGATCTTTAACAGAAAAGTTGAAAAAATCTTAGAAgataattactccctccattcactTGAATTCACTACATGGGTTGAGGGCTTTTGGACAAAATTTTAGGAGATGGAAAAACGTCACACAAGAATGTCCCCAAAAAGGAACGTGTAATAAATCCAAAAGTCTAGAGGGAAAATTGGATAGTGCACAAAAAACCATATCATTACACTGTACAAAGAATATCAAAGCTAACATCTTTCACATTAAACACTTCGTGCTGTTTAGATATAGACACTAGTTATGCAACATGGTATTAAAATGCGGTATCTTATATTAAGCAATTCTCGACATAATTTTCATCTTCGGTCATTCGGAAACACAACCTCTTTATGTCGCTAACACAAGGATAAATCTGCATACATCCCCCTCCCCCCTACCCCGCAATTTGCTGCGGGAGGCATTGAGGCacctggggtaatgttgttgtatggTACCATGGTCCGTACTTGGTGTCTCTCCCAAACTAAATAGAATTAGAAAGTGAAATAGACTTGTTAATGCTGTTAATGTTTGAATTACTCAATTTCATGTAACATTCATATCTTAACAATCTCTACCAGGCTTCATGTCACGAGGGACTTAAAAAATATCCCTTACATGTTCAGTAAAGATGAGGTAAAAAGCTGCAGCACCCAATTACATAATGCTACATTTTATTTAGCTAACAATTAAAATTTGCAAACAATATCCCGGGAATAATTTGGCTTCTTATTTATCCCAATGAAAGGCCTGACTTGAGAAGGGGCGACATAGTTTGGACAAATCTGGATAATTTGCTGATAAATTGGATTTAGCAGTCAGCGTCATGTTTACATTTAAGGTGCTATTTGGCCAAGCTTTAAAAGTGTTTTTGTAACTGAAAAAGTAGTAGCTTGGCCAAACACCCTAAAT
Encoded here:
- the LOC141601070 gene encoding uncharacterized protein LOC141601070, translating into MASSSSFAPCRAGVSIKLPPHLCVDLTGLDFNKVLTARFIDQRYLTIDRILFLIGINWRLNGSISIRPMKPYYLFSFSSTVDYQYFRNRQTVNIDGSLLVLRPCYATTFPDNMLFHIVPVWVRVLHIPFHLMHSSVVAYLLSHVGDVCEEEVVNTLTPTRCFVRVKVWVDLSKPLIPDCYLAISDRDHQWIGFSYEGVFRFCKTCGEVGHRVSFCPSGKIQGARRIHARMEELRARGMLVLHGPPGSRFYTP